TCTGGGCATGTTATCGATGGCTTATGcttgatctaaatagaattcaaacgaagctttatctcgggaacatacggTGTGACTTtctcttgaccgagcatgatttgttgcgaaaagacatacttgtattttgcggggatttggacattaacttcgtcgcagccgtttttgaccccaacaatcgGAGAAATGAGCGTCTAAGCGTGAGCATGAACCTTCATACCGCCCTTCATTAACTCCttctccctctcgaaaacgtagtcatctgcatgcgtcttccaaaggctcccaaCTGAACCGCaacactcacggaagtcgcccagcgagttgaaagcatccttgaggttcccgtactcaacctggaattgagaggcgcgagtcttcatcacctcaacaatctccctcttgcccttccgttccgccctacgaataaccctggcatgatcacgagtgAGTTGAAcatctcgcgccaacatctcgtctcgcatgcgagtAAGATCCTtctccgccttctccgctttaaagcgatagatcatggcttctctatggctcgcctcaatggccgatccaagcaagttcaagccctgtaaaaccgattgacacgttaatagcaaaaaagaaaaatatatatacacttgaaacgatcgtcaaaattcttaaagcctataccgatgatacgagatccttccgcgacgacTTTCGGCCTCCCCGAGTCGTTCGTGGacggaggagcatcgaagcccgagggaagaccagcgaagaaatcatcaaagtccagaatagggacctcgctcgtaccgcttccatcgccgaaaaCAAGGTTCGcccaccgaaaactccaggtcacGGAGGTCAAtttctttccccttcgaagaatttAGACCCGTCAAAACCGCGGGAGCAGCGTCGGCACCTTGGTCATCAGGTTCGGAATCACTCCCTGCTtccccgcccaaagcaggactaggatgcacaaacctcaacgcctttcgaactctcttcggagtaaaggaagtccagaagaaagGACCGTTCCTGTGCAGATCCCTCACAgcgataatgtcctcaggaaacggaggaaggggattgatgaagggacgatcgttcggcaaacTCCAgaacaatgggatacaactcttCTCGACAGACGCAGCGTCCACACgaacgaaaaagaaaaacttcttcaacgagttgaagttagaagtaaaccccttaaccactgacatgaagttccgagggacCAGCATGTACTTGTCCGTATCTTTGATGATCTGCAACCTAAGAAGCGCTTCGAAATGATCGACGGTAAGAGAAAGACCATGCTTatagctcaggatcaggactccaatgaggtgctggatgccaaggggattcagttggcttatcgccaccccgaaaagatccaacacacggacgataatttcgggaatcgggaaccacaaacgacaGCTCACTACAAATGCTTCGTAAagagtaaagtaaccctccgggggactactagcgcgctctccttgacgaggaaccctgaactccacctcatccgaaatatggtagaacgaccgcatgacctcgaggaattcgCTAGTACTCCAACTTGGTGCACCTTCCTCGACCGGGCGACGGTTCATGACCGGAAACGATTTCTCTTTCGGAGGCATGATCGAACcataacacgccacccaccatgccacgttctcggccgggtctaccgaatgaggaacaaATTCCATCTTTGGCACACGgagctcttcagaaacgttcgcgggcaaggaccctttcttcgaactcctcttcttactcgacatctcgtgtttttctttttttttatcaagaaggaaatgatagagagaaagagaaagaagaaagaatttttcaagaaacctctctatgagaatgagtaagtgtaaagattgtgaagaaattacctcccttcttataggcatgagaaattactatttatttgCGGATTTTCGGACACGAACTTctcccaaatacaccaatctcgtccgaactcgccataccgcacgttgggatctcactagaaatccacgatcctaacgagctggggggctaactgttggggtcgaaaacggttgcgacaaagttaacgtccaaatccccgcataatacaagtatgtcttttcgcaacaaatcatgctcggtcaagagaacatcacaacgtatgttcccgagataaaaCTTCGTTCaaattctatttagatcaaacataagccatcggaaacatacccagaccggttacggataggtccgagtatgacgatcggaACATGGATGAACCAAGCTCGATCATTACACTACTACtgcacatgcacgctgtccggtcactacgtagcgaccgagcgtccattccgctcggtcgctacgtagcgaccaagcgttcgttccgctcggtcgctatgtagcgaccgagcgttcgttctgctcggtcgctacgtagcgacagagcgtccgtcccgctcaatcgctacttagcgaccgagctttttcgaaacatcgatacgacaattagtccatgcattctcgtctacccttcgatgctatcttccgaagaccgtagcgaacccatttcatgtttcccgctattctaagtcatcgatcaaactttaccgtaaaaacagCGGAacgtttgttctttatcgaaagtagccataataaacgcttcgagtcagaagacggcccaaagggacataagacatgactcgaggccaaacttacgatttcttaaccaacagcccgtaagccgcatgacggtttacgcttgttttgcaaggaaagataaaagtcaagtttccgcggataaatacgaaattttgaagataattacgaagatcagaaaaaatggaatatctccatttttacgatatgacggcttaagggcagaagagaaaccaacctaggagccagtatataaggagtccgaGGCGAGAAGCATGGAAAGGACTTTTggtcagagcaaacttagcacttagagcaattaggcatatttccgtttttgttattcgagctgcgactcaactaggttattgccgtcttagggttttagaactaggaatctcgccgacagctctcgtagcccaggctcttaccttgttgtaatgcccaaacgcgaattcggaataagatctactttgctctctttttgatttcttatactttaaatggaaatcgacagtgcgaattttggttcccacaataTCCTCATCATTCAAGTCTATGTTGTTGATATAATATTCAGAGGAACTTCTCAGTCCATGGTTGATGAGTTCGTAAAGACAATGACTACATAATTCGAAATGAGCATGGTGGGCGAACTGAGTTATTTTCTTGGACTACAAGTCAAGCAACTAGACGATGGAATCACAGTCTCACAAAGCACATATgcgaaaaatattattaagagaTTCGGGATGCAGACAAGTAAGACAGCCAATACTCCGATGAGCACAACTACAAAGTTGTCACGAGATGATGATGGGAAACCTGTCGATGAGAAGCTGTATAAGGCTATGATAGGAAGCCTGCTGTATCTTACCGCAAGCCGACctgataaatacgaaattttgaagataattacgaagataaaaaaatggaatatctccatttttacgatatgacggcttaagggcagaagagaaaccaacctaggagccagtatataaggagtccgaGGCGAGAAGCATGGAAAGGACTTTTggtcagagcaaacttagcacttagagaaattaggcatatttccgtttttgttattcgagctgcgagtcaactaggttattgccgtcttagggttttagaactaggaatctcgccgacagctctcgtagcccaggctcttaccttgttgtaacgcccaaacgcgaattcggaataagatctactttgctctctttctgatttcttatactttaaatggaaatcgacagtgcgaatttcggttcccacaatatcCTCATCATTCAAGTCTATGTTGTTGATATAATATTCAGAGGAACTTCTCAGTCCATGGTTGATGAGTTCGTAAAGACAATGACTACATAATTCGAAATGAGCATGGTGGGCGAACTGAATTATTTTCTTGGACTACAAGTCAAGCAACTAGACGATGGAATCACAGTCTCACAAAGCACATATgcgaaaaatattattaagagaTTCGGGATGCAGACAAGTAAGACAGCCAATACTCCGATGAGCACAACTACAAAGTTGTCACGAGATGATGATGGGAAACCTGTCGATGAGAAGCTGTATAAGGCTATGATAGGAAGCCTGATGTATCTTACCGCAAGCCGACCTGATATGTGTCTAAGCAGAAGGAGAATATCATATCTCACGCAATGCAAagaaagtcaaaaaaaaaaaaaaagaaggaaaggCCTGGAATGATGGATACTCGTTTTGGAGCTGGATGACACAACATTCAGACTCTGATTTCGATCACTGTCCGGACTGGGCAGGGTTGATGTCAATTCTTTGAGATAGCTCAGCCTGGAGCGAGGTGTATCCCCACTTTGTCTCTAGTATTGACAACTGTCTCACTCACTTGAGTTGATAAACATACTCTTGaagaagtaaaaacaaaaaaaaaaggttactGTGTCTGTCGAGTTGGAGAGACGGACTCACAAGATGTCTACACTGTGTTTCCAGACCATACGAACGACTGTGATGTAGGAGCTAAGGTGTGAATGAGGTGTGCGGAAGAATCTCGTCTGTGACAACTACTCGGCTGAGAAATAGCTACAGACTTGGGTTGGTCTCACTGATTTCTATTAAAACTTCTTGGTGACTTAGTACGAGTGGGAAGCAATCTCTGTAGCTCTCTTCTGGACGCTAAAGGCATCTTTGAGTATGTCTTCTGGCAAGTTGTTCAAGATACGGTTTCTTTTACTTGATGTATTGCTCACGAGGACTTGATTATCATTCtcacaaactctctctctctctctcacaaacGTAAGTGATATTGGTACAtggtagttttaaaattaaaaaaaaaaaaagcaacggTTTGATTTTGAGTTCTTCATTCATTAGTTCTGGGTCATACATTTTGGGCCTATTTTTTGTGTTGTCTAACGGGCTTTGTTAGTGTGCTTAGGGTTGGTACATGTGGCTTGAATGATTCAGCCGCTCTCAAGTGtcacgctctctctctcttgcctGGCGCACTCGATCTCTCTCACTAGCAACATGCAACCAGCAAGAAGAAGCTTGCGGCTCTCGAAGCTGAAGAATGTTGAGTCCGATCTGCCATGTGTCTCCGAGACAGCTTCGATGAACACTTCTGACATCCCTTTGGGATCGTGCCCATCCTCGCAGAAGCGACTTCGCCGTCGGGTTTCAGTTGGTGATAATGCGCCTCCGCCTGAGCACGTTGAGCCAGAAGTTAAGTCTCTCTCGGATGAGGACTCCTCCGACGACGACCCCGATGAAGCTCCGGTTGCAGCTGATACTCCTGAAAATCGCTCCAAAGAACAGAGATATGAGGAGAGTCGGATGTTTATCAAACTAAAGCTCAGTTCTATCCAGAGCACATGCGACCAAAAAGAATGCCCATGACTGGAAGGCTCTTCTCAATGTCGGCGACTGAGCGTTTCAAAGACCTCTGAGGCCGGAAGTTCATTCCTCAGCAGTGTATCTCTCTCACGGATGACAATGTCTTTGATGTCAGAAGAATTGTGACTGGAGCAGGTTTGATTTATACTCTCACTGATATCGATCCATATCAGCCGAATATAATAAGAGAATTCATCGCTAATCTCCCTGAGGCTGAGAAACGAGACGATGGTGTAGCTGTGTATGTCAGAGGATCTCTAGTTGATTTCTCTCCAAGTCTGATTAATTCTCTGTATTGTATTCCGGGGTTTGAAGAAGATCCTAACTGGATGGATGAAAGCATTGATGAAGTTTGTGATTTTCTCACTGATGGTAGAATAAGACGATGGGAGAATATGAGTTCGAAGTATCTCACTGCTACAAATCAGGTTCTGTACAAACTCGTCTGCTCGAACTGGATTCCCACCATGAACTACACATCTATGAATCAGAAGCATCTTAGGTTTGTCTACATGCTTCATCATCATGATGGATCCGACTTTGGGAAACTAGTCTACGATCAGATTATGGAAATGGCGGAGAACACTAAGACAGAGAAGACTCGTTGCATCATGTTCCCTATCTTGATTCAGCAGGTTATTCTCTTCCAGCGTACTATACCTCCTGACACGCTCAATGAAGAATTCACGGGAACACCAAAGTTAGTCGTCAAGGACATTAAGGCTGGTCGAGGGTCTTGAGCAGATTCAAGTGATGCCAGTCTTGAAGAAGACATCAATCGCACCATTGCTGGTCTCAAAGCCATTCGAGTTCGCCTGAGGAGTAAGGGAGTTGTACAGTTTTTGTATCGTTACCTTCTGCTTGTctaacaaatatttttcatcttaATGTGCACCTACGCAGGGGAAGATTATGTGCAATATGTTCCTAATCCTGGGTATGATGAAGACGAGGAGGAGgttggagatgatgaagatgaggagGAGGATTGGGTTGATACTGAATGACGACTGTGTCATATCTGAATTTCATTTGCAAGACTTAGACTATGTGTATCGGCTCTGCTTTTTTATGAACCTTATTTGCAACTTATTTAAGAATGTGTTTTTCAGCTCATGATTAGTGGTTTGAGTATTCTAGTTGACTCCATGGTCTTGGATATTTGTGCTGTGTGGTTGTTTCCAGTGCAGGATGCTTAGGTTGTCACATTGAGATAAAAAGGGGGAGAATGTAAACTCAAGAAAAGGAGCTTGTCGGATCATGTAACAGAGGATGTGTTACACGCGTTGAAGGATGTGTAACTTGCTGTTACAAGTCAGTTATGAGATGATGATGTGTCGGCGTCTCATTGGTTTTAGGATATTACTTTGGCGTGAAGCAAAAAAGATCTGGAAGATTTGGGCTTAtcacaatattaaaaaaataggatATTGTGTTAAGGGTATTTAACCTTATTACCTCGGGTAGATTTAGGTTAACGTTTAAGAGATTAAGTGGCTAGAGCAAGAGAGTTGTTCTTACCAGCATTAGGAAGACGAGTGACCTGTTAGTGCAGCTCGTGCTTCTATTTCGAGAGATTATAAATTGGTCTGTCTCTAGTCGTGTGTGACTGAGAGTAATTCGGATTAAACAGATCTAGGGAGATTGTTTAACAGATTTCTAATATACAAGAAAGCGTTCTTGGTATCTCGTATTTTAGTTCATGTTTCTGGTAGTCTCTGAACTTTCAATAAGAGCCGATTCTTACCCGCAAagtgtaaaaacaaaaaaacaaaaagaatatcaaatcatgagttaagaaccccaAATTAAGaacccgggttaatcatgccgTAAATGTTAgaagaaaaacatgaaaataaattagtatACTTGCAGAGGAGAGAGTATTCAACGTACGTGGGTAGtttatcttttactttttttggtaaaatgggTAGTTAAATTTTTTGACTCAAACTTCTTTCTGTTGTAGCAATGGTCGTGTTTATCCATCCAGAATTAGTTTCAAGAAAGAGAAAAGCATTGAACGAGTCAAATAATAATAGAAATCGGAAAATGGAACCGAAAGAAGAAACATATAAACACATACATAGATAATAGATCACTCGAAACAAAATAGATACAAACAAAGcaatttgtatttcaaatgCAAACCCCCAAATATCTTAACGggaataaaattacaaaaaacatGAAAGTCAAAGAGCTGGAGGATCAGAACGGCGAGGTAAAGGAGATCCAGGGCTCATTCCCGGAAACTGAATGGactcatcatcattatcatggTATATATAGGCAAAACCACCGTGACGTGCtatatccattcctctcatctCATCATTCGCCGAGATCCTTAGCAAGTTGAGCCttttgaggatgaagaagagtgTTCCCATTGTGGCACTAACCCACCCCACAATCACAACTATCTGAACCAGCTGCGCTCCCAATAGCTTCCCTCCTCCGCCCATAAACAGTCCGTAATGCCTTCCCGGGCTGGCTCCATATACCTCGTTTACATATCTCTCATTTGCAAAAAGTCCTACAAATATCAACCCCCACGCACCGCACCCTCCGTGTAGCTGTGCAGCCTCAAGCGGATCATCATATTTTAAGAGCTCTGCGAGCTTGTTGCATCCGATAAGGACGATGGAAGCAATGAATCCGCAGACAATCGCTGCCCATGGCTCTACCACAGAGCAGCCTGCGGTTATGGCCGCAAACCCGCCAAGTAACCCGTTGCAAACGTCAGATACCATCCAGTGACCTGATAAGAAGCGTTTGCCGAAGAGCGTTGTTAGAGCCGCAGTACATCCGGAGAGAGTGGTTGTAACTGCTGTCCGGCCAATTCCACTCCACTGGCCGTAGTTGGAACCAGACTCGTACGGAATGAGGATCTTGGTGAAGGAACCGGGGTTGAAACCATACCAACCGAACCACAGTAAGAAGGTTCCTAAGACGACAAGCGAGGCAGAGTGGCCGCGCAGAGCAATAGCGCGGCCCCCTTCCTCGAACCGGCCGATTCTAGGACCTTCAATAAGGGCACCCCATAATCCAGCAATACCACCAACCATGTGAACAACACCGGAGCCAGCAAAGTCAATTGCTCCGGTACCAAACAAGCGGTTTTCTGAAAGGAAGGGACTAGCCCATCCGTCCGGGGACCAGAACCAGTGCGCCACGACCGGGTAAACGAAACCAGTTAAAAAAGAAGAGTATATCAAGTACGCCACAAACTGGGTCCTCTCAGCTATTGATCCGCTTGTAATCCCAGCGGCTGCGATTGCAAACGCCCATTGGTATAGGAAGAAGGAGTAGTCCGAGGTAGAAGTGGGGTAGTTTTTAAGACCAAAGTTGTGTATTCCAATGAATCCACCGGAGGACTCGCCAAAAGCAAAGGCGTAACCAAAGAGATAGTAAGAGATTCCTCCGGCTGCAGCGTCAAGGACATTGGTGAGCATGATGTTCATTGTATTCTTGGCTCTAACGGAGCCAGCACATAGCATAGCGAAGCCGAGCTGCATGGCGAAGACGAGATAAGCTGAGAAAAGGAGGTAGGTGTTGTCTATAGCGTAGGCTGCATCGGTGAACTTGTTGTTGACGGTGCCTAGTTGGCCGCAGATGTAGTTAGCCGCGGCCGTGGCGTTGGGGCCGAGCAGAGCGGAGAGTTCGGCTGCGGAGCATGTTATAGCTCCAGACATGTTGAGAGACCTTAGAAGGAAAGCAAGATTCGAATAAGAAAAATTGTTGTCTCTTGTATCTATTAAAAGAATGAAGAGGATGCTTAGGGTTGACTTTTGATTCCGGCTTAACCAATTAAATTCGTAGTTAATTAATTACTATAAAAGTTGTGACGTAGTTTAACAACATTATTGAATTAGAGACGGAATCTGCCAAATCTTTTAACTACTTGCAATATGCGGTTACGGTTTTTAGTGATTGGCATGTACTTTGTGAATACAAAAATGCAAGGGAATATATAAATGGAAAAATGATTGTACACCAAGTGTAAACCATCGTATatctaaataatattatagcaCTTATAATTACACGAACTGTATAATTAATATGACCACATATTAACTAACATATTTGACGTTTTAACAccataatcatatatttattgcTGGAATGGTGAAACCAACGTAGGGACTTGGCAGTTCAATATTGTAAAACAGACCATTacaaatagaaaacaaatttaacCGATATATGTTAActaattcagatttttttattggttcttgccaatttttttaatttaaatcaagTCTATTTTTCAATACTAAGTTAGTAGGTTTTGAAACCAAATTTTCTATCTATGTATAATAGCAATCTCAATTAATGTCAAAGGTTGTATTGTTTCATCCTAAAAATTGCATttgttgaaaataaattatcaaattatatttgtGTCTTTTCAACATCACCTCTAAAatctattgttttaaaatttgtgtttttttaattagttttaaaacatagttaaaatattccaaaaattTCTTACTAAAATTGAGTAgtatttgttaaataatatatgtGTATGTTAATTTTAGGAGATATATGGTTTAAAAGagttatca
The window above is part of the Brassica napus cultivar Da-Ae chromosome C3, Da-Ae, whole genome shotgun sequence genome. Proteins encoded here:
- the LOC125584570 gene encoding putative ammonium transporter 1 member 5 — translated: MSGAITCSAAELSALLGPNATAAANYICGQLGTVNNKFTDAAYAIDNTYLLFSAYLVFAMQLGFAMLCAGSVRAKNTMNIMLTNVLDAAAGGISYYLFGYAFAFGESSGGFIGIHNFGLKNYPTSTSDYSFFLYQWAFAIAAAGITSGSIAERTQFVAYLIYSSFLTGFVYPVVAHWFWSPDGWASPFLSENRLFGTGAIDFAGSGVVHMVGGIAGLWGALIEGPRIGRFEEGGRAIALRGHSASLVVLGTFLLWFGWYGFNPGSFTKILIPYESGSNYGQWSGIGRTAVTTTLSGCTAALTTLFGKRFLSGHWMVSDVCNGLLGGFAAITAGCSVVEPWAAIVCGFIASIVLIGCNKLAELLKYDDPLEAAQLHGGCGAWGLIFVGLFANERYVNEVYGASPGRHYGLFMGGGGKLLGAQLVQIVVIVGWVSATMGTLFFILKRLNLLRISANDEMRGMDIARHGGFAYIYHDNDDESIQFPGMSPGSPLPRRSDPPAL